In Granulicella sibirica, the sequence CTCTGAGAGAGAAATATTCCGTCTAACCAGGGCCGCTCGCATCCGGCGATAGCCGTAACAGGAGTGATTCCCTTTGAATATCTCGGTAATGACATCACGCAGGCCGGCATACTTCTCCGCGACTTGTAGTCGTGCCCGGTGATAAAAGTAGGAACTGCGGGCGAGTCCCAGGGCACCGAAGAGTTGCGACAGCGGGTAAGTTTGTCTCAGGGCATCAACCAACAACGTCTTTTCCCGGTTGGTCAGCAGATGCAGGTCGATGCCCAGATCTTTTTTTAGTAATTCATTGGCTTTCTTCAAGAGGTCGTATTCCAGCTGCAACTGCTGGATATCGCGCTGGAGAGATTCGATTTGCCCTTCCAGGGCTGTCCGCTCAGAAGCAAGCGGTGGGTCGTTGTGGCGTTTCATCGTTGTGGGAACCTCACGACCGAGCAGCTCATTCTTCCAGTTGTACAACGTGGGCCTGCTCACGCCTACCCTTTGAGCAATGACGCGTGCACTCTCCTGTCGCATGCACAGCTCGATGACTGCAGCCTCTTTCGTCTCTCGAGGCTGAGGGAGAGCTCCGACTTTTCCAACAATGCGTTTTCTGGCTTCGGGCCGCTGCTCATCGACCCACCCTGCCAGCGTCCCGCGCCCGGGATATGCGAGAGATTTCGAGGTCCAGGCCAGACACTGACCATGATTCAGATAGTGATCCACGGCCGCTTGCTTCTCCTCAGCCGAATACTTCGGCCTCAAACGCACATAGCCCGCGGGTAAATCATGACCTCGTTGGTATTGCTTATGCCATCTGTTTAGAGCCCTGGTTGTCGGGTAACCCAGCTGACGGACGGTAGCTGCGCCGCGTTTGCCGAGCTCTACATAGAGACGAACCGCCCGAATGCGATCTTCGTAGGAATACATGGACTACCTCCAAAGAGTCCAACTTTTCGTCCGCACCCCCGTCGGGCTCATTAGAACTGTCAGGTTCTAAGGATGGCATGGATTTCTATGAGCGAGCGCGATCTAAGACGGATCGAAGTGCTGAGTGACGTGCGGGCTGGGCGTCGGACGGTGGCTGCGGCAGCAGCCGTGCTCGCGATCAGCGCGCGCCAGGCGTTTCGGCTGCTGGCCCGGTACGAGGCCGACGGCGGCAGCGGGCTGATCCACAAGGCGCGTGGAAGGATATCGAACCGGAGTCACAACGAAGGCATCCGGAACTACGCGGTCGAGCTAGTCAAGACCAGGTATGCGGACTTTGGGCCGACGCTGGCGACCGAGGTACTGCTGGATAAGCATCAGCTCCGGATCGGTAAGGAGACGCTGCGGCGATGGATGATGGCCGAAGGTCTCTGGCTGTCGCGAACGCAACGAAGAACCTTCCACCAGCCGCGGCTCAGGCGTGAGAGCTATGGTGAACTGGTCCAGATCGATGGCAGTGATCACCGCTGGTTCGAGCAGCGTGGCGAGCCCTGCACGCTGCTGGTCTTCATCGACGACGCCACGAGCAAGCTGACGCAGCTTCGGTTCGTG encodes:
- a CDS encoding IS3 family transposase; the protein is MYSYEDRIRAVRLYVELGKRGAATVRQLGYPTTRALNRWHKQYQRGHDLPAGYVRLRPKYSAEEKQAAVDHYLNHGQCLAWTSKSLAYPGRGTLAGWVDEQRPEARKRIVGKVGALPQPRETKEAAVIELCMRQESARVIAQRVGVSRPTLYNWKNELLGREVPTTMKRHNDPPLASERTALEGQIESLQRDIQQLQLEYDLLKKANELLKKDLGIDLHLLTNREKTLLVDALRQTYPLSQLFGALGLARSSYFYHRARLQVAEKYAGLRDVITEIFKGNHSCYGYRRMRAALVRRNISLSEKVLRRLMKQEGLAVSTARRRRYGSYLGEISPAPENLINRDFRAAAPNEKWLTDITEFQISAGRVYLSPIIDCFDGLVISWSIGMRPDAEFVNTMLDAAIETMANRDSRPVIHSDRGAHYRWPGWLTRISDAGLVRSMSRKGCTPDNAACEGFFGRLKTEFFYSRNWKTTSIEQFIKEVDAYIRWYNEKRIKISLGSLSPLEYREKLGLAA